In the genome of Thiomicrospira aerophila AL3, one region contains:
- a CDS encoding biotin--[acetyl-CoA-carboxylase] ligase, translating into MSLIMSKPYPYYIFNFRELDSTSSFLKKVAGFTSKPVLCSSAYQHQGYGQQGRAWCSNHNDLMMSLMLSVPSKFLTTSGLSQFIALSLASSLETVTDQLIQVKWPNDIFIDGGKAGGILIEAVKTNHDESAIVIGFGLNLSLPLVSVPLDYPVTSLSSTLDRIQLINLCATNLIKALMEPLNECLYQGQIDYSLLNIIDWQKSDYFRQNETIRVQYPSGDVIIGTYLGLDQSGEALIYNPSSPANIIKVNSGAVQLRRFV; encoded by the coding sequence ATGTCATTAATCATGTCAAAGCCCTATCCTTACTATATATTCAATTTTCGTGAACTTGATTCAACAAGCAGCTTTTTAAAAAAGGTAGCAGGTTTTACTTCTAAGCCTGTTTTATGTTCTTCAGCATATCAGCATCAAGGATATGGTCAGCAGGGACGAGCTTGGTGCTCAAATCATAATGATCTTATGATGTCGTTGATGTTATCAGTTCCTAGCAAATTTCTTACAACAAGCGGTTTATCCCAATTTATCGCACTGAGTTTAGCGAGTAGTTTAGAAACGGTGACGGATCAGTTAATACAAGTCAAATGGCCTAATGATATTTTTATTGATGGTGGTAAGGCGGGTGGTATTTTAATTGAGGCAGTTAAAACTAATCATGACGAATCTGCTATTGTTATTGGATTTGGTTTAAATTTATCTCTGCCGCTAGTGAGTGTCCCGTTAGATTACCCTGTCACTTCTCTGTCATCTACTCTAGACAGAATTCAGTTAATTAACCTATGTGCAACAAACCTCATTAAAGCATTGATGGAGCCATTAAATGAGTGTTTATATCAAGGTCAGATCGACTATAGTTTGTTAAATATAATTGATTGGCAGAAGTCTGATTACTTCAGGCAAAACGAGACTATTCGTGTCCAATACCCTAGTGGTGATGTGATTATAGGAACTTACTTGGGACTTGATCAGTCTGGTGAGGCGCTGATTTATAATCCTTCCAGTCCTGCTAATATTATTAAGGTTAATTCGGGCGCAGTTCAACTTCGTCGCTTTGTTTAA
- a CDS encoding type III pantothenate kinase: MIKSLLMRKAILLLDLGNTHLNWGLCDSASLQIFDTGKVADQAWSDLISATGQLANIQVSIEEIWLCSVAKSTIKESLLSWVTLVDRPIYQARTGQRFNKLVNSYDNYAQLGIDRWLGLVALTTDYGYPALLIDAGSAMTLDYVDAGAVYQGGWIVPGIGKSRQCLSQQTSLLVPDSPLPNSLCIAKNTTAGITAGLLAAAVGTIAQFERQIDKQTEVCKVITGGEGPLLLKYLNSDWQYDPHLVLKGLALYAQANKLVSRNN, translated from the coding sequence ATGATTAAGAGCTTACTAATGAGAAAGGCCATATTATTGCTTGATCTGGGCAATACCCACTTGAATTGGGGATTATGTGATAGTGCCAGTCTGCAGATTTTTGATACAGGCAAGGTCGCTGACCAGGCTTGGTCTGATTTAATATCAGCTACAGGTCAGTTAGCTAATATTCAAGTAAGCATTGAAGAAATCTGGTTGTGTTCTGTTGCTAAGTCAACAATTAAGGAATCTCTATTATCATGGGTAACCTTAGTTGACCGACCGATTTATCAAGCAAGAACGGGTCAGCGTTTTAATAAGCTTGTTAATAGCTACGATAATTATGCCCAACTTGGGATTGATCGTTGGTTGGGGCTTGTGGCCTTAACTACTGATTATGGTTATCCTGCACTCCTTATTGATGCAGGAAGTGCAATGACGCTTGATTATGTTGATGCTGGTGCTGTTTACCAGGGTGGGTGGATCGTTCCAGGTATTGGTAAATCAAGACAATGTTTGAGTCAGCAAACTAGCCTCTTAGTCCCTGATTCCCCTTTACCAAACTCTCTTTGTATCGCTAAAAATACCACTGCGGGTATAACTGCAGGCCTGTTAGCTGCAGCGGTCGGTACCATTGCACAATTTGAGCGGCAAATAGATAAGCAAACAGAAGTATGCAAGGTGATTACGGGTGGAGAAGGCCCATTACTCTTGAAATATCTTAATAGTGACTGGCAATACGATCCTCACCTAGTCCTTAAAGGGTTGGCCCTTTATGCACAAGCAAATAAGCTGGTTAGCAGAAATAATTAA
- the fabA gene encoding 3-hydroxyacyl-[acyl-carrier-protein] dehydratase FabA, whose translation MNQQSSYSREELLQCGRGEIFGPGNAQLPKPPMLMFDRITEISEEGGAYGKGIIKAELDITPDLWFFECHFNEDPVMPGCLGLDAMWQLIGFFLGWTGGPGRGRALGSGEVKFYGQILPKAKKVEYVIDMKRVIKRKLYMGIGDAKLFVDGREIYSATDLKVGLFTNTDSF comes from the coding sequence ATGAATCAGCAATCAAGTTATAGTCGAGAAGAGTTACTTCAATGTGGTCGTGGTGAGATATTTGGTCCTGGCAATGCCCAGCTTCCTAAGCCACCGATGCTTATGTTTGATCGTATCACTGAAATATCCGAAGAAGGCGGTGCTTACGGTAAAGGCATTATTAAAGCTGAACTGGATATCACCCCTGATTTATGGTTTTTTGAGTGCCATTTTAATGAAGATCCCGTTATGCCAGGTTGCCTCGGTTTAGATGCGATGTGGCAGCTAATTGGGTTTTTCCTTGGTTGGACAGGTGGGCCTGGTCGTGGTCGTGCACTAGGTTCAGGTGAAGTTAAATTCTATGGACAGATTTTACCTAAAGCTAAAAAAGTAGAATATGTCATTGATATGAAGCGTGTAATTAAGCGTAAGCTCTATATGGGCATTGGTGATGCCAAGCTATTTGTAGATGGTCGCGAAATTTACAGCGCTACGGACTTAAAAGTCGGTTTGTTTACCAATACGGATAGTTTTTAA
- the fabB gene encoding beta-ketoacyl-ACP synthase I produces MKRVVITGLGIVSSLGNSKQEVAESLKLGKSGIVAAPEYTENGMRSQIHGAIKNLSFEDLIPRKQLRFMGDAAAYSYIAMEQAIADSGLTPEMVSNERTGIIAGSGGGSNSNSTQAVEITREKGVKRVGPYMVTRTMGSTVSACLATPFKIKGINYSISSACSTSAHCVGTAVEQIQLGKQDVVFAGGGEELHWTMSVLFDAMGALSSKYNDTPQKASRTYDANRDGFVIAGGGGMVVVEELEHALARGAKIYAEIVGYGANSDGYDMVAPSGEGAVRCMRQALSTVAGPIDYINPHGTSTPVGDTKEMAAVREVFGNNVPKISSTKAMSGHSLGAAGVHELIYSLLMMEEDFIAPSINIETLDPECEGMPIVTETIYNAGLNRIMSNSFGFGGTNASLVVERYKTS; encoded by the coding sequence ATGAAAAGAGTTGTTATCACCGGTTTAGGTATTGTTTCGAGTTTGGGTAATTCTAAACAAGAGGTCGCAGAATCATTAAAACTAGGCAAGTCGGGTATTGTTGCCGCACCTGAGTACACTGAAAACGGTATGCGTTCACAAATCCATGGCGCTATCAAAAATCTTAGCTTTGAAGACCTTATTCCTCGTAAACAATTACGTTTCATGGGTGATGCCGCAGCCTATAGCTACATTGCCATGGAGCAAGCAATTGCTGACTCTGGCTTAACGCCAGAAATGGTTTCGAACGAGAGAACCGGTATTATTGCTGGTTCTGGCGGAGGCTCAAATTCTAACTCAACGCAAGCAGTCGAAATTACTCGTGAAAAGGGCGTTAAACGTGTAGGTCCTTACATGGTGACTCGTACCATGGGTAGCACGGTGTCGGCTTGTCTTGCAACACCGTTTAAAATCAAAGGTATTAATTACTCTATCAGTTCTGCTTGTTCAACTAGTGCACACTGTGTCGGAACAGCAGTTGAGCAAATCCAACTTGGAAAACAAGATGTGGTGTTTGCTGGCGGTGGAGAAGAGCTTCACTGGACTATGTCAGTATTATTTGATGCGATGGGTGCCTTGTCGTCTAAATATAACGACACCCCACAAAAAGCGTCACGTACTTACGATGCTAACCGCGATGGTTTTGTGATAGCGGGTGGTGGTGGCATGGTTGTGGTTGAAGAATTAGAGCATGCGCTTGCGCGGGGCGCCAAAATCTATGCTGAAATTGTAGGTTATGGTGCAAACTCTGACGGCTATGATATGGTTGCTCCTTCTGGTGAGGGTGCGGTACGTTGTATGCGTCAAGCGTTGAGTACGGTAGCGGGTCCGATTGATTATATTAATCCCCATGGCACCAGTACACCTGTAGGTGACACCAAAGAAATGGCTGCAGTTAGAGAAGTGTTTGGTAATAACGTTCCAAAGATTAGTTCAACAAAAGCCATGTCGGGCCACTCGTTGGGCGCGGCAGGTGTGCATGAGCTTATTTATAGTTTATTGATGATGGAAGAAGATTTTATTGCCCCTTCTATTAATATCGAAACCTTGGATCCTGAATGCGAAGGCATGCCCATTGTGACTGAGACCATCTATAACGCGGGGCTTAACCGTATTATGAGTAACAGCTTTGGTTTTGGTGGAACTAATGCTTCCTTAGTGGTTGAGCGTTATAAAACAAGCTAG
- a CDS encoding transglycosylase SLT domain-containing protein: MSYLSKLGLAGLVLGTLILNGCATNRNPPPELHDNVCELIKHDRQWYNAAKRSQDKWGTSIAIQKAFVHQESRFVHNARPPRQNHLGVIPGRRASSALGYAQALDGTWSDYQQATGNFRARRTNIDDALDFIGWYNSLSHSRNGIALNDPYNLYLAYHEGHGGFRRKTYEQKPWLMSVAKRVEQRSIKYQNQLNQCRLPAQRCLFGRC; this comes from the coding sequence TTGAGCTACTTGAGTAAACTAGGGCTAGCAGGTTTGGTGCTTGGCACCTTGATCTTGAATGGCTGTGCGACCAATCGCAACCCCCCTCCTGAACTTCATGACAATGTCTGTGAGTTGATCAAGCATGATCGGCAATGGTACAACGCGGCAAAACGCTCGCAAGATAAATGGGGTACATCGATTGCCATTCAAAAAGCTTTTGTGCATCAAGAATCTCGATTTGTTCATAATGCTCGCCCCCCTAGACAAAACCATTTAGGTGTCATTCCAGGACGACGAGCCTCTAGTGCTCTAGGCTATGCGCAGGCACTAGATGGCACTTGGTCTGATTACCAACAAGCAACGGGCAACTTTCGCGCGCGTCGCACTAATATTGATGATGCCCTTGATTTTATCGGTTGGTATAACAGCCTATCGCACTCTCGCAATGGTATTGCGCTCAATGATCCTTACAACTTGTATTTAGCTTATCATGAAGGACATGGCGGGTTTCGGCGTAAAACTTATGAACAAAAACCCTGGTTAATGTCTGTAGCCAAACGTGTTGAACAACGCAGTATCAAGTATCAAAATCAACTCAATCAGTGTCGCTTACCTGCACAACGTTGCTTATTTGGTCGCTGCTAA
- the ftsY gene encoding signal recognition particle-docking protein FtsY, translating to MFDFFKKKPIVTEPKLDNVNNPMLDQPASTDRTEAQTNLKETEKVAETPTKTGLFARLKAQLTKSREAFTSGLSRLFLGKKQIDDELLEELETLLLQADVGFEATTQIIDALTDQVSRQVLKDPQALFDALAEQLEAILSPVEQALVIHADAKPHVVLMVGINGAGKTTTIGKLAKYLQNQQHKVMLAAGDTFRAAAVEQLQTWGERNQIPVMAQKTGADSAAVIYDAIHSAKAKKMDVLLADTAGRLHTQNNLMDELKKVKRVIQKCDADAPHDVLLVLDASIGQNALNQAKEFHQAVGVTGLVITKLDGTAKGGVIFNLAQTMGIPVKFIGVGETLADLQVFNAKAFVDAFLDRPTAGQ from the coding sequence ATGTTTGATTTTTTTAAAAAGAAACCTATTGTAACTGAGCCCAAGCTTGATAATGTCAATAATCCCATGTTGGATCAGCCTGCATCAACAGACCGCACTGAAGCACAGACAAACCTGAAGGAAACTGAGAAGGTAGCGGAAACACCCACAAAAACAGGCTTATTTGCTCGCCTTAAAGCGCAATTAACCAAGTCGCGCGAGGCCTTTACCTCAGGTTTATCACGATTATTTTTAGGCAAAAAACAGATTGATGATGAGCTATTAGAAGAGCTAGAAACCCTGTTATTACAAGCCGATGTGGGCTTTGAAGCTACAACCCAGATTATTGATGCTCTGACCGACCAGGTGTCACGGCAAGTGCTAAAAGATCCGCAAGCTCTATTTGATGCTTTAGCCGAGCAACTTGAAGCGATTTTAAGCCCTGTAGAGCAGGCTTTAGTGATTCATGCGGATGCCAAACCTCATGTGGTTTTAATGGTCGGCATTAATGGTGCTGGCAAAACCACTACAATTGGTAAACTGGCCAAATATTTACAAAATCAGCAGCATAAAGTGATGTTAGCCGCTGGCGATACCTTTAGGGCTGCCGCAGTAGAGCAGCTGCAAACCTGGGGAGAGCGCAATCAAATCCCAGTAATGGCGCAAAAAACCGGTGCTGACTCTGCGGCGGTGATTTATGATGCGATTCACTCTGCAAAAGCGAAAAAAATGGATGTGTTACTGGCCGATACGGCGGGGCGCTTGCATACCCAGAACAACCTAATGGACGAACTGAAAAAGGTCAAACGAGTCATACAAAAGTGCGATGCCGATGCGCCGCATGATGTGTTACTGGTACTGGATGCGTCTATTGGTCAAAACGCCCTCAATCAAGCGAAAGAATTTCATCAAGCCGTTGGTGTAACAGGCCTGGTTATTACTAAACTCGATGGTACCGCCAAAGGCGGCGTCATTTTTAACTTAGCTCAAACAATGGGGATACCGGTTAAATTTATCGGGGTAGGTGAAACCCTTGCTGACTTGCAAGTCTTTAATGCGAAGGCGTTTGTGGATGCCTTTTTAGATCGCCCAACTGCAGGTCAATAA
- a CDS encoding M16 family metallopeptidase: MPSLKGWGLSILLALSGHAFATESSTLFETQLDNGLQVIVKSDHRSPIVVHQVWYRVGANYEPTHLTGISHMLEHMMFKGTENMAPGEFSREVSRLGGRDNAFTSANYTAYFQIVGREHLGRVMEMEADRMANLKLTEEEFQPERNVVIQERLWAIDDRPSARLFEQFKATAFMSSPERNPIIGWMDDIKNYTLEDLQAWYDRWYSPSNATLVVVGDITPDEVLTYAKQTYGQILARDIAPPRSAVEIPQQGQRRIILKDAVPVPSLLIGFHAPSLVTAEDPADVYALAVLSSILGGNDSSLLTQALVRDQQLASSAGSFYRFLGRLGSQFALSAQPNPGVSVAQLEEALLAQITRLQNEPVTQAELNRVLAQAEAAHVFSQDSIQSQANMLGMLVSVGLPASTFDDYVDNLRQVTPEQIQQVANRYLQLDQSTVAILEPSGETNRRPAARPDFGGRSH; this comes from the coding sequence ATGCCAAGCTTAAAAGGATGGGGGCTGAGTATTTTATTGGCACTGAGCGGTCATGCATTCGCCACTGAATCATCGACGCTATTTGAAACGCAGCTCGATAATGGTTTGCAAGTGATTGTAAAATCGGATCATCGTTCGCCCATTGTGGTGCACCAGGTCTGGTATCGCGTCGGCGCCAACTATGAACCTACCCACTTAACTGGTATCTCTCATATGCTTGAACACATGATGTTTAAAGGTACTGAAAATATGGCTCCCGGTGAGTTTTCGCGCGAAGTTTCGCGTCTAGGGGGGCGAGACAATGCCTTTACCTCGGCCAACTATACTGCCTATTTTCAAATCGTTGGTAGAGAACACTTGGGTCGGGTGATGGAAATGGAAGCCGATCGTATGGCCAATCTTAAGCTCACTGAAGAAGAGTTTCAGCCAGAGCGTAATGTGGTGATTCAAGAACGACTTTGGGCCATTGATGATCGCCCGAGTGCGCGTTTATTTGAGCAATTCAAAGCCACTGCGTTTATGAGTAGTCCAGAACGTAATCCTATTATCGGCTGGATGGATGATATTAAAAACTACACGCTTGAGGATTTGCAGGCCTGGTACGACCGTTGGTATTCACCTAGTAATGCCACATTGGTGGTGGTCGGGGATATCACGCCTGACGAAGTGTTAACTTATGCCAAGCAAACCTATGGTCAGATTCTTGCGCGTGACATTGCGCCACCCCGTTCCGCTGTTGAAATTCCGCAACAAGGGCAACGCCGGATTATTCTCAAAGATGCCGTACCTGTCCCCAGTTTGTTAATTGGTTTTCATGCGCCAAGTCTGGTAACGGCCGAAGATCCTGCTGATGTGTATGCCTTAGCGGTACTAAGTAGTATTTTGGGTGGCAACGACAGTTCACTATTGACGCAAGCCTTAGTCCGCGATCAGCAACTTGCCAGTTCTGCGGGGAGTTTTTATCGATTTTTGGGGCGGTTAGGATCACAGTTTGCGCTCAGTGCGCAGCCTAATCCTGGCGTGAGTGTGGCTCAGCTGGAGGAGGCTTTGTTAGCGCAGATTACCCGTTTGCAAAATGAGCCGGTCACCCAAGCAGAACTAAATCGTGTGCTGGCGCAAGCTGAAGCGGCACACGTGTTTAGTCAAGATTCGATTCAATCCCAAGCCAATATGTTAGGTATGCTGGTCAGCGTTGGATTGCCAGCCAGTACGTTTGATGACTATGTGGATAACTTACGCCAGGTCACACCGGAACAGATTCAGCAGGTTGCGAATAGATACTTGCAACTGGATCAATCTACCGTCGCGATTTTAGAACCCAGTGGTGAAACGAATCGTCGTCCAGCTGCCAGACCTGACTTTGGGGGGAGATCACACTAA
- a CDS encoding M16 family metallopeptidase yields MKNLTLNRLAIVFKSAAATLILSMSWPVFAQLDIQTWQTQQDVKVMFVATPELPMMDIELVFDAGSARDGTQPGLANFTGNMVGLATSQRNEQAIADGFNDLGAVFNSNVNRDMTSFSLRTLTREPLLTAALDLFAEVITDAEFPADIMQRDRVRLLQAMQQADEVAGQYARKVFWERLYQDHPYAHDVAGQQEVIEQLTPLDLDAFYRQFYVAQNAQIAIVGDLTRAQAEAIAQKLSERLGTGVKAPALAKPEPVTPGLEVVEFTANQTQYFAGQLGVERGHPDHYALFLGNHLLGGSGFASLLVEEVREKRGLVYSVFSFFAPMREAGPWMIGLSTANNQAQEADQVVKETLLGFLEDFDDQKFADIKQNLLGGWPMRFDTNSKILGYLTMIGFYDLPLDYLEAFPAAIAELEKADVLAAWRRHIHPDKLFTLMVGQPVLNDTP; encoded by the coding sequence ATGAAAAACTTAACACTTAATCGCTTAGCCATTGTATTTAAATCCGCGGCAGCCACGTTAATTCTCAGTATGAGTTGGCCAGTTTTTGCCCAATTGGATATTCAAACTTGGCAGACCCAACAAGACGTCAAAGTCATGTTTGTCGCCACACCAGAATTACCCATGATGGATATCGAGCTGGTATTTGATGCCGGCAGTGCACGAGATGGCACGCAACCGGGTCTAGCCAACTTTACGGGCAATATGGTTGGGTTGGCGACCAGTCAGCGTAATGAGCAAGCGATCGCAGATGGCTTTAACGATTTAGGCGCGGTATTTAATTCCAATGTGAATCGTGACATGACTAGTTTTTCATTGCGTACGCTGACACGCGAGCCGCTGCTTACCGCCGCGCTTGATTTGTTTGCCGAAGTGATTACTGATGCAGAATTTCCAGCTGATATTATGCAGCGCGATCGTGTACGTTTATTGCAAGCCATGCAGCAAGCCGATGAAGTAGCTGGGCAATATGCGCGAAAAGTCTTTTGGGAACGTCTTTATCAAGACCATCCTTATGCGCACGATGTGGCAGGTCAGCAAGAGGTTATCGAACAGCTCACACCGTTGGATTTGGACGCTTTTTATCGACAGTTTTATGTCGCGCAAAATGCGCAAATTGCCATAGTCGGCGATTTAACTCGCGCACAAGCAGAAGCTATTGCACAAAAGCTGAGTGAGCGTTTGGGAACGGGGGTTAAAGCACCAGCCCTTGCTAAACCGGAGCCGGTGACACCTGGTTTAGAAGTGGTGGAATTTACGGCCAATCAAACGCAATATTTTGCCGGACAGTTGGGTGTTGAGCGTGGACACCCAGACCACTACGCCTTATTTTTAGGCAATCACTTACTTGGGGGCAGTGGCTTTGCATCGTTACTCGTCGAAGAAGTGCGCGAAAAGCGCGGTTTGGTGTACAGTGTGTTTAGTTTTTTTGCTCCCATGCGCGAAGCGGGGCCTTGGATGATTGGCTTGTCTACCGCCAATAACCAAGCGCAAGAAGCCGATCAGGTGGTTAAAGAAACCCTACTAGGCTTTTTAGAGGACTTTGATGATCAAAAGTTTGCCGACATCAAACAAAACCTATTGGGTGGCTGGCCCATGCGCTTTGATACCAATAGCAAAATTTTAGGCTACTTAACTATGATTGGCTTTTATGACTTACCTTTAGATTATTTAGAAGCCTTTCCAGCCGCAATAGCCGAACTGGAAAAAGCCGATGTCTTGGCAGCTTGGCGCCGACATATCCACCCTGATAAGTTATTTACCCTAATGGTAGGTCAACCGGTGCTCAATGACACGCCCTAA
- the rsmD gene encoding 16S rRNA (guanine(966)-N(2))-methyltransferase RsmD yields MTRPKRTTGQATGQVRIIGGEARGRKLTVLERPGLRPTSDRVRETLFNWLQFDIAGKQCLDAFAGSGALGFEALSRGAASVTFLEQSPNVVACLQANLVQWQHAGLATARSRVITTDTLQWLQQPCSADQAFDIIFVDPPFMLGLLAQTLERLQTFGWMHAQTWLYLEQEKGQTWPSMPSHWYCHREKTTSQVSYSLWRQDSEVTD; encoded by the coding sequence ATGACACGCCCTAAGCGAACAACTGGTCAAGCGACTGGGCAGGTCCGAATTATTGGCGGAGAGGCGCGCGGACGCAAACTCACTGTGCTGGAGCGGCCTGGTTTGCGGCCAACCAGTGATCGGGTTCGAGAAACGCTGTTCAACTGGTTGCAATTTGATATTGCCGGTAAACAGTGTTTGGATGCGTTTGCCGGCTCGGGTGCCCTTGGTTTTGAAGCCCTTTCACGTGGGGCGGCATCGGTCACTTTTTTAGAGCAAAGTCCGAACGTTGTCGCCTGTTTACAAGCCAATCTCGTCCAATGGCAGCATGCAGGCCTGGCAACGGCGCGTTCGCGAGTTATTACTACTGATACTCTGCAATGGCTGCAACAGCCTTGCAGTGCAGACCAGGCATTCGATATCATTTTCGTTGACCCGCCATTTATGTTGGGGTTACTTGCGCAAACGCTGGAACGCTTACAGACCTTTGGTTGGATGCACGCGCAGACATGGCTTTACTTAGAGCAAGAAAAAGGGCAAACTTGGCCAAGCATGCCGTCCCATTGGTATTGCCATCGTGAAAAAACCACTTCACAAGTTAGCTATAGTCTGTGGCGACAAGATAGTGAAGTCACTGATTAG